The nucleotide window ATGCTTCAACAGCGCCTTGGCTTCAGCGTCGGTCGGCGCCGTGGTTGCGATGATGACGTCGATCCCCCAGACTTCGTCGACCTTGTCGAAGTTGATTTCTGGGAAAACGATGTGCTCCTTGATGCCCATGGCATAGTTGCCGCGGCCATCGAACGACTTGCCCGACACACCGCGGAAGTCGCGGATCCGCGGCATGGCCACGGTGATCAGACGGTCGAGGAATTCGTACATGCGGTTGCCACGCAGGGTCACCTTGGCGCCCAGCGGCATGCCTTCACGAACACGGAAGCCGGCGATCGAGTTCTTGGCCGACGTGATCACGGCATGCTGGCCGGCGATGGTGGACAGGTCTTCCTGGGCCGACTTGGCCTTCTTGGAATCCTTCACCGCCTCGGCACCGCAGCCGATGTTCAGTACGATCTTGTCCAGGCGCGGGATCTGCATGTCGTTGGTATAGCCGAACTCTTCCTTCAGCGCCGCCTTGATCGTGTCGCGGAACTGTTGGCGCAGACGCGGGGTGTAATTTTCAGTATCAAGCATCGATCACGTCCCCCGTGGTCTTGGCGTAACGCACCTTCTTGTCGCCTTCCATCTTGAAGCCGACGCGGGTGGGTTTGCCGTTGGCGTCGACAAAGGCCAGGT belongs to Roseovarius sp. THAF27 and includes:
- the rplE gene encoding 50S ribosomal protein L5, producing the protein MLDTENYTPRLRQQFRDTIKAALKEEFGYTNDMQIPRLDKIVLNIGCGAEAVKDSKKAKSAQEDLSTIAGQHAVITSAKNSIAGFRVREGMPLGAKVTLRGNRMYEFLDRLITVAMPRIRDFRGVSGKSFDGRGNYAMGIKEHIVFPEINFDKVDEVWGIDVIIATTAPTDAEAKALLKHFNMPFTS